A part of Neovison vison isolate M4711 chromosome 6, ASM_NN_V1, whole genome shotgun sequence genomic DNA contains:
- the LOC122909767 gene encoding putative gustatory receptor clone PTE01, with protein MYLLTVLGNLLIILAVSSDPHLHTPMYFFLSNLSLADIGFTSTTIPKMIVDIQTQSTAISYMGCLTQMSFLILFGCMDGMLLTAMAYDRFVAICHPLHYSVIMNPHFCGFLVLLSFFVSLLDSQLHNLIVLQLTCFKDMKISNFFCDPSQLLNLACSDTFTNNIIMYFVGAISGFLPISGIFFSYYKIVSSILRVPSIGGKYKAFSTCGSHLSVVCLFYGTAIGVYLGSALLPSPRKDMVASVVYTVVTPMLNPFIYSLRNRDIKSALWRFLRRTG; from the coding sequence ATGTACCTGCTCACAGTGCTTGGGAACCTGCTCATCATCCTGGCTGTCAGTTCTGAcccccacctccacacccccatgtacttcttcctgtcCAACCTGTCCTTGGCTGACATTGGTTTCACTTCTACCACAATCCCCAAGATGATCGTGGACATCCAAACTCAGAGCACAGCCATCTCCTATATGGGTTGCCTGACTCAGATGTCTTTTTTGATCCTTTTTGGATGTATGGACGGTATGCTTCTGACTGCGATGGCATATGACCGGTTTGTGGCCATCTGTCACCCTCTACACTACTCAGTCATAATGAACCCCCACTTCTGtggctttttagttttgttgtctttttttgttaGCCTTTTGGACTCCCAGTTGCATAATTTGATTGTGTTACAACTTACCTGCTTCAAGGACatgaaaatttctaattttttctgtGACCCTTCTCAGCTCCTGAACCTTGCGTGTTCTGACACTTTCACCAATAACATAATCATGTATTTTGTTGGTGCCATCTCTGGTTTTCTCCCTATTTCAGGGATCTTTTTCTCTTACTATAAAATTGTTTCCTCCATTCTGAGAGTCCCATCCATAGGTGGGAAGTACAAAGCCTTCTCTACCTGTGGCTCTCACCTGTCagttgtttgcttattttatgGAACTGCTATTGGAGTGTACCTTGGATCAGCATTGTTGCCTTCCCCCAGGAAGGATATGGTGGCCTCTGTTGTGTACACCGTAGTCACTCCCATGCTGAACCCCTTCATTTACAGCCTGAGGAACAGGGATATCAAGAGTGccctatggaggttcctcagaagaACAGGCTAA
- the LOC122909761 gene encoding putative gustatory receptor clone PTE01: MPIHLIHFSNPLFFFRRCTSYIEPQNLTRVSEFFLTGLSDDPELHPLLFGLFLSMYLVTLLGNLLIILAVCSDPHLHTPMYFFLSNLSLADIGFTSTTIPKMIMDIQTQSTAISYMGCLTQMSFFMLFGCLDSLLLAVMAYDRFVAICHPLRYLVIMNPRLCGLLVLTSFFISLLVSQMHNSVVLQLTYFKDVEISHFFCDPSQLLNLACSDTFTNNIVMYFVGAISGFLPISGILFSYYKIVSSILRVPSTGGQHKAFSTCGSHLSVVCLFYGTGLGVYLSSAVSRSPRKGAVASVVYTVVTPMLNPFIYSLRNRDIKRAMWRLFSKTI, translated from the coding sequence ATGCCCATTCACTTGATTCACTTTTCcaaccctcttttctttttcagaaggtGTACAAGCTACATAGAACCACAAAATCTAACACGTGTCTCAGAATTCTTCCTCACGGGACTCTCAGATGATCCAGAACTGCATCCCCTTCTCTTTGGGCTGTTTCTGTCCATGTACCTGGTCACCTTGCTTGGGAACCTGCTCATCATCCTGGCCGTCTGCTCTGAcccccacctccacacccccatgtatttcttcctgtCCAACCTGTCCTTGGCTGACATTGGTTTCACTTCTACCACAATCCCCAAGATGATCATGGACATCCAAACTCAGAGCACAGCCATCTCCTATATGGGTTGCTTGACTCAGATGtctttttttatgctttttggATGTTTGGATAGTCTCCTCCTGGCTGTGATGGCATATGACCGGTTCGTGGCCATCTGTCACCCTCTGCGCTACTTGGTCATCATGAACCCCCGCCTCTGTGGCCTGCTGGTTTTGACATCTTTTTTCATCAGCCTGTTGGTCTCCCAGATGCACAATTCAGTTGTGTTGCAACTCACCTATTTCAAGGATGTGgaaatttctcatttcttctgtgaCCCTTCTCAGCTCCTGAACCTGGCCTGTTCTGACACTTTCACCAACAACATAGTCATGTATTTTGTTGGTGCCATCTCTGGCTTTCTCCCTATCTCAGGCATCCTTTTCTCTTACTATAAAATTGTCTCCTCCATTCTGAGAGTCCCATCCACAGGTGGGCAGCACAAAGCCTTCTCTACCTGTGGCTCCCACCTGTcagttgtttgcttgttttatggAACAGGCCTTGGGGTGTACCTCAGTTCAGCTGTCTCACGTTCTCCCAGGAAAGGTGCAGTGGCCTCAGTGGTGTATACTGTAGTCACCCCCATGCTGAACCCTTTCATCTACAGCCTGAGGAACAGGGACATCAAAAGGGCCATGTGGAGGCTCTTCAGCAAAACCATCTGA